In Methanoregula sp., a single window of DNA contains:
- the gatE gene encoding Glu-tRNA(Gln) amidotransferase subunit GatE encodes MDYKALGLVAGIEIHQQLDTKEKLFCHCPTSLREVSGHSGEFFRYLRATESEMGEIDRAAKEEMKRDRKFQYYTYDTTCLVENDEEPPAPLNDEALAVCLTIGKMFGMTPIPQIHTMRKLVIDGSNTSGFQRTALVAVKGALPNGGEIETICLEEEAAQRVKDDCFSLDRLGIPLIEITTSPCMHTPEEVQKMAEYIGMVLRSTGKVKRGIGTIRQDVNISIASGARVEIKGVQELDLIAEVVKREVQRQQALLAIRDELKKRNASVAHAAAQDVTGLFKETKSAVLKKAKRISAITLKGFAGLVGREIQPGRRLGSEMSDYAKKCGVGGIFHTDELPAYGVTEEEVAILRSHMHAEAQDCVIIVSGANEKQAACALSQVIIRAGMALSDTPVPEETRKMLEEGSTAYMRPLPGAARMYPETDVLPVIIGKERWNAVIIPELLTHKAERYAKDYAIDLNYALQLAASDKLPLFERAVNEKIKPKLAAFTILSTATELRREGVGIRAVPDESYLAIWHAVENGRAAKEAIPDLLRSIAAGSTVDAALAQLAPAISRADLETIVRKIIATRSDFVQEKGKAALGPLMGLVMEEVRGSVDGRLVSEILRKEIDAATTGRNG; translated from the coding sequence ATGGATTATAAGGCGCTGGGACTGGTAGCGGGCATCGAGATCCACCAGCAGCTGGATACGAAGGAAAAACTGTTCTGCCACTGCCCGACGAGCCTCCGTGAAGTGAGCGGGCACAGCGGGGAATTTTTCCGGTACCTCCGGGCCACCGAGAGCGAGATGGGTGAGATCGACCGGGCAGCGAAAGAGGAGATGAAGCGCGACCGGAAGTTCCAGTATTATACCTATGATACCACCTGCCTTGTCGAGAACGATGAGGAACCCCCGGCACCGCTCAACGATGAAGCGCTCGCGGTCTGCCTGACGATCGGGAAAATGTTCGGTATGACCCCGATCCCGCAGATCCACACGATGCGCAAACTGGTCATCGACGGCTCGAACACGAGCGGGTTCCAGCGCACGGCGCTCGTGGCGGTCAAAGGAGCACTCCCGAACGGCGGGGAGATCGAGACCATCTGTCTTGAAGAGGAGGCGGCACAGCGGGTAAAAGACGATTGCTTCTCGCTCGACCGGCTCGGTATTCCGCTCATCGAGATCACCACGTCACCCTGCATGCACACTCCCGAGGAAGTGCAGAAGATGGCCGAGTATATCGGTATGGTGCTGCGCTCAACGGGAAAAGTCAAGCGAGGGATCGGCACGATCCGGCAGGATGTGAATATCTCGATTGCAAGCGGTGCACGCGTTGAGATCAAGGGCGTGCAGGAACTCGATCTCATAGCAGAAGTCGTGAAGCGCGAGGTACAGCGACAACAGGCACTCCTTGCCATCCGCGATGAACTGAAGAAGCGGAATGCATCGGTTGCCCATGCAGCGGCGCAGGACGTGACCGGCCTGTTCAAAGAGACGAAATCGGCGGTTCTCAAAAAGGCAAAGCGAATCTCTGCGATCACGCTCAAAGGATTTGCCGGGCTCGTGGGACGCGAGATCCAGCCGGGCCGCCGCCTCGGCAGCGAGATGTCGGATTACGCAAAAAAATGCGGGGTAGGCGGTATTTTTCATACCGATGAGCTGCCCGCGTACGGCGTGACTGAAGAGGAAGTTGCCATCCTGCGCAGCCACATGCATGCAGAAGCGCAGGACTGCGTTATCATCGTATCGGGAGCAAACGAGAAGCAGGCGGCGTGTGCCCTCAGCCAGGTGATCATAAGGGCAGGCATGGCACTCTCCGATACTCCCGTACCGGAAGAGACGCGGAAGATGCTGGAGGAAGGCAGCACCGCGTACATGCGCCCGCTGCCCGGCGCGGCAAGGATGTATCCTGAGACAGATGTCCTGCCGGTTATTATCGGCAAGGAGCGCTGGAACGCAGTCATCATACCCGAACTGCTCACGCACAAGGCTGAACGGTACGCAAAGGACTATGCCATCGACCTGAATTATGCACTCCAGCTGGCAGCATCAGATAAACTGCCACTGTTTGAAAGAGCGGTCAACGAAAAGATCAAACCCAAACTTGCCGCATTCACCATCCTCTCCACCGCGACCGAACTCCGGCGCGAAGGCGTCGGGATACGTGCGGTACCGGATGAGAGTTACCTCGCGATCTGGCATGCCGTGGAAAACGGGCGTGCGGCAAAGGAAGCGATTCCGGACCTCCTCCGCAGTATCGCTGCGGGTAGTACCGTTGATGCAGCGCTTGCGCAGCTCGCTCCCGCCATCTCGCGCGCAGACCTCGAAACCATCGTAAGAAAGATCATCGCCACCCGCTCGGACTTTGTACAAGAGAAGGGAAAAGCCGCGCTTGGCCCTCTCATGGGCCTCGTGATGGAAGAAGTGCGGGGCTCGGTGGACGGCAGGCTGGTCAGCGAGATCTTAAGAAAAGAGATCGATGCGGCAACCACCGGCAGGAACGGATAA
- the gatD gene encoding Glu-tRNA(Gln) amidotransferase subunit GatD, whose translation MKSGDLVSCEYGGKTHKGIFITSRDGMSVVKLSSGYNIGVPPASCTCVERSVPTPPRSRVVNKTGGLPDLSIISTGGTIASRIDYRTGSVSSQFDASDILTAIPELAQIANYRTLPLAAILSENMTPAIWQELARAIHAEIKNGAAGIIVTHGTDTMAYSAAAISFMLDTPVPIIFVGSQRSADRPSSDNAMNAICAAAAATSGLGEVAVVMHATTNDDTCAIHRGTRVRKMHTSRRDAFQSVGLPAIGSVAYPSRTVTLAPDAVRRGSHTLALHDTLEPHCALLQFYPGMSPDLFRAYEGYKGLVLSGTGLGHVSTLLIPAIKQLVDAGTLVVMTSQCMHGRVCDRVYDTGRDLLNAGVIEGGDMLPEVALVKMMWVLGNGKDPAKAAAMMQTDLKGELNRRSAHGL comes from the coding sequence ATGAAATCCGGCGACCTGGTGTCATGCGAATACGGGGGCAAGACCCACAAGGGAATTTTTATCACCAGCCGGGATGGCATGTCCGTGGTCAAACTCAGTTCCGGATACAATATCGGGGTGCCGCCGGCATCCTGCACCTGTGTTGAGCGGTCCGTCCCGACACCCCCGCGATCACGCGTGGTGAATAAAACCGGGGGGCTGCCGGATCTCTCGATCATCTCCACCGGCGGGACTATTGCGAGCCGGATCGATTACCGCACCGGCTCGGTCTCCAGCCAGTTCGATGCGAGCGATATCCTGACCGCGATCCCGGAGCTAGCGCAGATCGCCAATTACCGCACCCTCCCGCTCGCGGCCATCCTCTCCGAGAACATGACGCCGGCGATCTGGCAGGAACTTGCCCGGGCAATCCATGCGGAGATAAAAAACGGCGCAGCCGGTATCATCGTCACGCACGGCACCGACACGATGGCCTACAGTGCAGCCGCGATCAGTTTCATGCTCGACACGCCCGTCCCGATTATTTTTGTCGGCTCGCAGCGATCGGCCGACCGGCCATCAAGCGACAACGCGATGAACGCGATCTGTGCCGCTGCCGCAGCAACCAGCGGTCTGGGCGAAGTTGCCGTCGTCATGCACGCAACCACGAACGACGACACCTGCGCAATTCACCGGGGCACGAGAGTGCGCAAGATGCACACCTCACGCCGCGATGCATTCCAGAGCGTGGGGCTGCCGGCCATCGGGTCGGTTGCGTACCCGTCCCGCACGGTCACCCTGGCACCGGATGCAGTCCGGCGCGGAAGTCATACCCTTGCCCTTCACGATACCCTCGAACCCCACTGCGCCCTGTTGCAGTTCTACCCGGGCATGTCTCCGGATTTGTTCAGGGCATATGAAGGCTACAAGGGCCTCGTGCTCTCGGGCACCGGGCTCGGGCATGTGAGCACGCTGCTCATTCCGGCCATCAAACAACTTGTTGACGCAGGCACACTCGTTGTAATGACCTCGCAGTGCATGCACGGGCGGGTCTGCGACCGGGTATACGATACCGGGCGCGATCTCCTCAACGCAGGAGTCATAGAAGGGGGCGACATGCTTCCTGAAGTGGCACTCGTGAAGATGATGTGGGTGCTGGGCAACGGGAAAGACCCGGCAAAAGCGGCTGCGATGATGCAGACCGATCTCAAAGGCGAATTGAACCGGAGGTCAGCTCATGGATTATAA
- the argH gene encoding argininosuccinate lyase — MRTDVVRLGRLSGERTGEMMRFLSSMHADRCIADADVLVDIAHVLMLDKQKIIEREITKQLIPALLELFDNGIPEEVFDDRFEDVHAGIEAMLIESVGVDVGGRMHMGRSRNDEVATCIRIKLRDDLLKQMAALIKVREVLVALAEKHRDTVMPGFTHLQHAQPTTLAHHLLAYEQMYSRDFDRLRDAYVRVNLSPLGAAAFASTGYPISRELTARLLGFDGLVTNTMDAVAGRDFALEVLADLSILMAGTSRLCEELIIWSTSFVKFVSLDDAFCSTSSIMPQKKNPDMAEIMRAKSGSVFGAYSAAMMTVKGLPMSYNRDLQELTPNIWRGMHDTRASLRLLIDMLASAHFDTERMKEEAGKGFSTATELADTLVRNYGLPFRTAHNIVGRAVQKGSLSLATLDEAALELNAGISLSAKGLTPAKIDEALDVVHSVALRKAPGGPAPFATKIALGERHKQLDKDSALVDERLAKLATAKDELITGARRLVA, encoded by the coding sequence ATGCGAACCGATGTTGTGAGGCTGGGGCGCCTTTCAGGTGAGAGGACCGGAGAGATGATGCGCTTTCTCTCCTCGATGCATGCCGACCGGTGCATTGCTGACGCTGATGTACTCGTGGATATTGCTCATGTGCTGATGCTGGACAAGCAGAAGATCATCGAGCGCGAGATTACGAAGCAGCTTATACCGGCACTGCTGGAACTGTTCGATAACGGCATTCCCGAAGAGGTATTCGATGACCGGTTCGAGGATGTGCATGCCGGGATCGAAGCGATGCTGATCGAATCTGTCGGGGTCGATGTCGGGGGACGGATGCACATGGGACGGTCGCGCAACGATGAGGTTGCCACCTGCATCCGGATCAAACTGCGCGACGATCTTCTCAAGCAGATGGCAGCACTCATAAAAGTGCGCGAGGTGCTCGTTGCGCTTGCCGAGAAACACAGGGATACGGTCATGCCCGGGTTCACCCACCTCCAGCATGCCCAGCCCACCACCCTTGCCCACCACCTCCTCGCTTACGAGCAGATGTACTCGCGGGATTTCGACCGGCTCAGGGACGCGTACGTGCGGGTGAACTTATCCCCGCTCGGTGCAGCAGCCTTTGCTTCTACCGGTTACCCCATCAGCCGCGAACTCACCGCACGCCTGCTCGGGTTTGACGGGCTGGTGACCAATACCATGGACGCGGTGGCAGGACGCGATTTCGCTCTCGAAGTGCTTGCCGATCTCTCGATCCTGATGGCCGGCACGAGCCGGCTCTGCGAGGAACTGATCATCTGGAGCACCTCGTTTGTGAAGTTTGTCTCGCTCGATGATGCTTTCTGTTCAACCTCCTCCATCATGCCCCAGAAGAAGAACCCGGATATGGCCGAGATCATGCGGGCAAAGAGCGGCTCGGTCTTTGGCGCCTATTCAGCGGCGATGATGACCGTCAAGGGACTCCCCATGAGTTACAACCGCGACCTCCAGGAACTCACGCCCAATATATGGCGGGGCATGCACGATACCAGGGCCAGCCTGCGCCTGCTCATCGACATGCTCGCGAGCGCACATTTTGATACGGAGCGGATGAAGGAAGAGGCGGGCAAGGGATTTTCCACGGCAACCGAACTTGCCGATACACTGGTCAGGAACTACGGCCTGCCGTTCCGCACTGCCCACAATATTGTCGGCCGGGCCGTGCAGAAAGGCAGCCTGTCGCTTGCAACCCTTGATGAAGCAGCGCTGGAGCTCAATGCCGGTATCTCCCTGAGCGCAAAAGGGCTCACCCCGGCAAAGATCGATGAGGCGCTCGATGTTGTGCATTCGGTTGCGCTCCGGAAAGCGCCCGGGGGCCCGGCACCGTTTGCAACAAAGATTGCACTCGGTGAACGGCACAAGCAGCTCGATAAGGATTCCGCACTGGTTGACGAACGGCTGGCAAAACTGGCAACAGCAAAGGATGAACTCATCACCGGTGCACGGAGGCTGGTAGCATAA
- a CDS encoding helix-turn-helix domain-containing protein, with protein MAQVDPIDRLMRAALVSDEEFVATLNDLLKHDLRISVRELSEKSGIAQSSLYKIMHGKRSPNLSTLRAIIHALRQLYHVGDEAFIGLIAARSVLESVEERVTDIDGHRMRVREYPVHTMEDAIVAAVRAEREGAIAVVCAPIVSSVIEQIIRVPVATIIPKESVQAAIELAAKKAWI; from the coding sequence ATGGCACAGGTGGACCCAATCGACCGGCTCATGCGCGCAGCACTGGTCTCGGATGAGGAGTTCGTGGCCACGCTCAATGATCTCCTCAAACACGATCTGCGTATCAGCGTGCGGGAACTTTCGGAAAAGAGCGGGATCGCACAAAGTTCTCTCTACAAGATCATGCATGGAAAACGATCGCCCAACCTCTCCACCCTGCGGGCGATCATTCATGCCCTGCGCCAGTTATACCATGTGGGCGACGAGGCGTTCATCGGGCTGATTGCCGCGCGTTCCGTCCTTGAAAGTGTTGAGGAGCGGGTGACCGATATCGACGGGCACCGTATGCGGGTGCGTGAGTATCCCGTGCATACGATGGAAGATGCGATTGTTGCAGCCGTCCGGGCTGAACGCGAGGGTGCGATCGCGGTCGTCTGCGCACCCATTGTATCGAGTGTCATTGAACAGATCATCCGTGTGCCCGTAGCAACGATCATTCCCAAGGAATCTGTTCAGGCAGCGATCGAACTTGCGGCAAAAAAGGCGTGGATTTAA
- a CDS encoding ABC transporter substrate-binding protein, translating to MKTMRITAIALIAIALLLITAGCTQPAGTTPTTAPIKELRIGYQPSTHQMAHTTAMDKGWWQQDLGPLGVQNVSDKVFPTGAPEMQAMLAGDLDVAYVGAAPVLSAISTGLDAKIVGGVNTQGSDLVIRSDLNYTGPQSLKGLTIATFQAGTIQDTVLRNWLARNNISVGTGATDVKITGMGPGDAVTAITAGKVDAVFLPHPSPAVIEAQGKGKIVVHSGEMYPGHTCCVLVVSGKLIREHPEIVSQILKTNEKAVAFNLQNSDEAAAIYAKKTGAKVEDVKASLKEWDGNWATDPNPIVAPVLDYAKIQYDLGYIKTLLTKDQLFDLTFYKKN from the coding sequence ATGAAAACGATGAGAATAACTGCAATTGCACTCATTGCCATTGCCCTTCTACTGATCACTGCCGGCTGCACGCAGCCTGCAGGTACTACTCCCACGACAGCCCCGATCAAGGAACTCCGTATAGGGTACCAGCCCAGCACCCACCAGATGGCCCACACCACCGCCATGGATAAGGGCTGGTGGCAGCAGGATCTTGGACCTCTCGGCGTCCAGAACGTTTCCGATAAGGTATTTCCCACCGGCGCTCCCGAGATGCAGGCCATGCTTGCCGGTGACCTTGATGTTGCCTATGTAGGAGCAGCCCCGGTCCTGAGTGCCATCAGCACCGGGCTCGATGCCAAGATCGTTGGCGGTGTCAACACGCAGGGCTCGGATCTGGTTATCCGGTCTGACCTCAACTACACCGGTCCGCAAAGTCTCAAGGGTCTTACTATTGCAACCTTCCAGGCCGGCACTATCCAGGACACCGTCCTTCGCAACTGGCTTGCCAGGAACAATATCTCTGTTGGAACCGGGGCAACGGATGTCAAGATCACCGGCATGGGTCCCGGGGATGCGGTTACGGCAATTACTGCCGGCAAGGTCGATGCAGTCTTCCTCCCGCACCCGTCCCCCGCAGTGATTGAGGCGCAGGGCAAGGGCAAAATCGTGGTCCACTCCGGCGAGATGTACCCGGGCCACACCTGCTGTGTTCTCGTTGTCAGCGGCAAGCTGATCCGCGAGCACCCGGAGATCGTCTCCCAGATCCTCAAGACCAATGAGAAAGCGGTTGCCTTCAACCTCCAGAACTCAGATGAGGCAGCGGCAATCTATGCTAAGAAGACCGGTGCAAAAGTCGAGGATGTCAAGGCTTCCTTAAAGGAATGGGATGGCAACTGGGCAACGGATCCGAACCCGATCGTTGCTCCGGTTCTTGACTACGCGAAGATCCAGTACGATCTCGGGTATATCAAGACACTCCTGACCAAGGACCAGCTCTTCGACCTGACTTTCTACAAGAAGAACTGA
- a CDS encoding ABC transporter permease: MGTQIQKKEKNWWLGALAIVLALIIWEIVAAVIIRYPFILPTPTDVLAAFIGFLDDGTLLLDLETSLIHFAIGLGAALLIGIPLGIMMGWNRRLDAFFDPLIELLRPIPPLAWIPFAIIWFGLTSWSAGFVIFMGAVFPIILNTYHGFRSVPRIFVEAAKMLGCTKSRDLIRYIAFPAALPSVVAGIRIASGVGWMCLVAAELFGVSNYGLGSRLWFSYNLHQMDGVVVYMIILGLIGLAFDMVFRYFIDRHFLKWQTGVVA; this comes from the coding sequence GTGGGCACACAGATTCAGAAGAAGGAAAAGAACTGGTGGCTCGGTGCACTTGCCATCGTGCTCGCGCTCATTATCTGGGAAATTGTGGCGGCAGTGATTATCCGCTACCCGTTTATCCTCCCCACCCCCACGGATGTCCTGGCTGCATTCATCGGTTTTCTCGATGATGGCACTCTCTTACTGGATCTTGAGACCAGTCTCATTCACTTTGCCATCGGTCTTGGCGCGGCACTCCTCATTGGCATCCCTCTTGGGATCATGATGGGCTGGAACCGCCGGCTCGATGCCTTTTTTGATCCGCTCATCGAACTCCTGCGCCCCATCCCCCCGCTGGCATGGATTCCCTTTGCCATTATCTGGTTCGGGCTGACGTCATGGTCGGCCGGGTTCGTCATCTTCATGGGGGCGGTGTTTCCCATCATCCTCAATACCTACCACGGGTTTCGCAGTGTCCCCCGGATCTTTGTTGAAGCGGCAAAGATGCTCGGGTGCACAAAGAGCAGGGATCTCATACGATACATCGCCTTTCCCGCGGCATTACCTTCCGTAGTGGCCGGGATCCGTATCGCCTCCGGTGTAGGCTGGATGTGCCTTGTCGCAGCCGAGCTCTTCGGGGTATCGAATTACGGGCTCGGTTCACGGCTCTGGTTCTCCTACAACCTCCACCAGATGGACGGGGTGGTTGTGTACATGATCATCCTCGGGCTCATCGGTCTTGCGTTTGACATGGTGTTCCGGTATTTCATTGACCGGCACTTCCTGAAGTGGCAGACCGGGGTGGTGGCATAA
- a CDS encoding ABC transporter ATP-binding protein: protein MGKLEIRDLNQSFPRDDGSRLIVLDHLNFEVQDKEFVCILGSSGCGKTTLLRLIAGLDEAQAGSIFLDGEEMKGQNPKVGMVFQEYSLFPWRTVIDNIAFGLEMKGIPKEERYRIAMQYLELVNLSQFRDSFPSELSGGMRQRVAVARALALDPVLLLMDEPFGALDAQTRNMLQFELLEIWEKTKKTIIFITHSVDEAVFLSDRIIVLTPRPGMICHFVTIDLPRPRDRTSVEFAQVRRHVLDLINQKCSIQ from the coding sequence ATGGGCAAGCTTGAGATCCGTGATTTAAACCAGTCTTTCCCCCGCGATGACGGTTCCCGCCTCATTGTCCTGGACCACCTCAATTTTGAGGTTCAGGACAAGGAGTTCGTCTGTATCCTCGGGTCATCCGGCTGCGGCAAGACCACGCTGCTCCGCCTGATCGCCGGGCTCGATGAGGCACAGGCCGGCTCAATCTTTCTTGATGGCGAGGAGATGAAAGGCCAGAACCCCAAGGTCGGGATGGTCTTCCAGGAATATTCCCTCTTCCCGTGGCGGACGGTCATAGACAATATCGCCTTTGGCCTTGAGATGAAGGGAATACCCAAAGAAGAGCGTTACCGTATTGCCATGCAGTACCTCGAACTGGTCAACCTCTCGCAGTTCAGGGACAGTTTTCCCTCGGAATTATCCGGGGGTATGCGCCAGCGGGTTGCTGTTGCGCGGGCGCTTGCGCTGGACCCGGTGCTGCTGCTGATGGATGAGCCGTTTGGCGCACTCGACGCGCAGACCCGCAACATGCTCCAGTTCGAGCTGCTCGAGATCTGGGAAAAGACGAAGAAGACGATCATTTTTATCACCCACAGCGTAGATGAAGCGGTCTTCCTTTCAGACCGGATTATTGTGCTCACCCCCCGGCCCGGCATGATATGCCATTTTGTCACGATCGATCTGCCCCGTCCCCGGGACCGCACCAGTGTGGAATTCGCCCAGGTCCGGCGGCATGTGCTGGATCTTATAAACCAGAAATGTTCAATCCAGTAA
- a CDS encoding 50S ribosomal protein L16: MVRKPAKMYRNISKKAYTRREYMGGVPGSKIVQFEMGNLSQEFPTEVDLIVEESCQIRHSALEAARITTNRRLMKDVGRSNFHFKVRVFPHHVLRENKQATGAGADRVSEGMRLAFGKAVGTAARVSSGQKLLTVYSTPQYLEKIKDALRHAGYKLPTPVHLKVSEIKVSGRIIAAPKLVGEKVVAAPVVVEEAAAAEPAKGGKDAAKAAAPAAKGGKEAAPAKGGKDAAPAKADDKKGGAHAKGGKK; the protein is encoded by the coding sequence ATGGTTAGAAAACCGGCAAAGATGTACAGGAACATTTCCAAGAAGGCCTATACACGGCGCGAATATATGGGCGGTGTTCCGGGAAGCAAGATTGTTCAGTTCGAGATGGGAAACCTCTCGCAGGAATTCCCGACCGAAGTTGACCTCATTGTCGAAGAGTCATGCCAGATCCGGCACAGCGCTCTTGAGGCAGCCCGTATCACGACCAACCGGCGCCTGATGAAGGATGTCGGCCGGTCGAACTTCCACTTCAAGGTACGGGTTTTCCCCCACCATGTCCTGCGCGAGAACAAGCAGGCTACCGGTGCCGGTGCGGACCGTGTGTCTGAAGGCATGCGTCTTGCCTTTGGCAAAGCAGTCGGGACTGCAGCCCGGGTAAGTTCCGGCCAGAAGCTCCTGACGGTATATTCTACTCCCCAATACCTCGAAAAGATCAAGGATGCACTCCGCCACGCGGGTTACAAGCTTCCGACTCCTGTTCACCTCAAGGTGAGCGAGATCAAGGTCAGCGGCAGGATCATCGCAGCCCCCAAGCTTGTGGGTGAGAAGGTTGTTGCAGCACCGGTTGTTGTCGAAGAGGCAGCAGCAGCTGAGCCCGCCAAGGGTGGCAAGGATGCCGCCAAGGCAGCAGCACCGGCAGCAAAGGGTGGCAAGGAAGCAGCACCGGCAAAGGGCGGTAAGGACGCAGCACCCGCCAAGGCCGATGATAAGAAAGGCGGCGCCCACGCAAAGGGCGGCAAGAAATAA
- a CDS encoding DUF3821 domain-containing protein: MVTSPVCAAGTVIEQGETIFIGQSGLDVTHALNSAQGTPIDGIPPSATIGWWPSAALVSLTMPTKTIYLGANYQNFFVSPVDFTGYEGEWYVISESTGQALGTPAFTVRAPAPVVLSAKVRVVPNTLNLASKGKFVAFITLPDAYRVTDVDAKSVVCEGAPALRLLRTKASSPTFAAVFSRDNLVNVNPGNNVKFTVSGTLDNNGQDVNFRGSDTIRVISKATKAKELIDDVESMTSDMVFNQFNHG, from the coding sequence ATGGTAACTAGTCCGGTATGCGCTGCAGGAACCGTTATCGAACAGGGTGAGACGATATTTATCGGGCAGTCTGGGTTGGACGTAACCCATGCCCTGAACAGTGCACAGGGCACTCCGATCGATGGGATCCCTCCGTCTGCCACTATCGGCTGGTGGCCATCAGCAGCACTAGTCAGTCTCACCATGCCGACTAAAACCATTTATCTGGGTGCAAATTACCAGAACTTCTTTGTCAGTCCGGTAGATTTTACCGGATACGAGGGTGAGTGGTACGTTATATCCGAATCCACCGGGCAGGCTTTAGGCACGCCGGCATTTACCGTCAGGGCTCCGGCTCCTGTTGTCCTCTCTGCTAAGGTACGGGTTGTGCCAAATACTCTTAATCTCGCGAGCAAGGGGAAGTTTGTGGCATTCATCACCTTGCCGGATGCATACCGTGTTACTGATGTGGACGCAAAATCCGTTGTCTGCGAAGGTGCCCCGGCACTCAGGCTCTTGAGAACCAAGGCATCCTCCCCTACATTCGCAGCAGTATTCAGTCGCGATAACCTCGTGAATGTGAACCCCGGAAATAATGTGAAATTCACCGTATCCGGGACATTAGACAACAACGGTCAGGACGTTAACTTCCGCGGCAGCGACACCATAAGGGTGATCAGCAAGGCAACAAAAGCAAAAGAATTAATCGATGACGTGGAATCCATGACTTCTGACATGGTGTTTAACCAGTTCAACCACGGATAA